From Electrophorus electricus isolate fEleEle1 chromosome 8, fEleEle1.pri, whole genome shotgun sequence, the proteins below share one genomic window:
- the psmb4 gene encoding proteasome subunit beta type-4: protein METSGLKLNFWENGPKPGQFFSFPGTRTPGCGPTKHTLNPMVTGTSVLGVKFTGGVIIAADMLGSYGSLARFRNISRLMKVNDNTILGASGDYADYQYLKQIIEQMVIDEELLGDGHSYSPKAIHSWLTRVMYNRRSRMNPLWNSVVIGGFYNGESFLGFVDKLGIAYESPAVATGFGAYLAQPLMREVVENKVEITKDEARGLIERCLKVLYYRDARSYNRHEIAIVTEEGVEILGPLSSETNWDIANMVSGFE from the exons ATGGAGACAAGTGGACTGAAGTTAAATTTCTGGGAAAATGGACCAAAACCTGggcaatttttttcttttccaggtACCCGTACTCCTGGATGTGGGCCTAcgaaacacacact TAACCCAATGGTAACTGGGACATCGGTGCTTGGGGTGAAATTTACAGGTGGCGTCATCATTGCTGCCGATATGCTCGGCTCTTATGGCTCCCTGGCACGCTTCCGCAACATCTCCCGCCTCATGAAAGTCAATGACAACACCATCCTGGGTGCTTCAGGGGACTATGCAGACTACCAGTACCTCAAACAGATAATTGAACAAATGGT GATTGATGAGGAGCTCCTTGGAGATGGCCACAGCTACAGCCCCAAAGCCATTCATTCCTGGCTTACACGTGTCATGTACAACCGCCGCAGCAGAATGAATCCACTGTGGAACTCTGTAGTTATTGGTGGATTCTACAATGGAGAAAG CTTCCTTGGCTTTGTCGACAAGCTTGGAATTGCATATGAATCCCCAGCAGTAGCAACAGGATTTGGTGCCTATTTGGCTCAG CCCTTGATGAGGGAGGTGGTGGAAAACAAGGTAGAAATTACCAAGGATGAGGCACGGGGTTTGATAGAACGATGCCTCAAAGTGCTGTATTACCGGGATGCTCGTTCCTACAACAGA CATGAGATTGCAATTGTGACCGAGGAAGGAGTTGAAATTCTTGGTCCACTGTCATCAGAAACAAATTGGGACATTGCCAATATGGTCAG TGGATTTGAGTGA